A window of Streptomyces sp. DG1A-41 contains these coding sequences:
- a CDS encoding DegT/DnrJ/EryC1/StrS family aminotransferase, with translation MLRAAGVGLGDEVVVPAFGNVEVAEAVAKAGALPVFADIDPVTYCLDTSAVEAAVTPRTAAVVVVHRFGRLADIARLHALGARHGLLVLEQGESEAPYDEIAQRRERAAYLHAKLRGVRTPDDGDGHTYQQYVVRVPGNGRPDRDAFARAVRARGVECRVPVKTPVHRLPEFRRCVSLPETERASDETLALPVDATLTKRDMQRIVSACNALGGLLQPAF, from the coding sequence ATGCTCAGGGCCGCCGGTGTCGGACTCGGTGACGAGGTGGTCGTGCCGGCCTTCGGGAACGTCGAAGTCGCCGAGGCCGTGGCCAAGGCCGGGGCACTGCCGGTGTTCGCCGACATAGATCCGGTCACCTACTGCCTCGACACTTCCGCTGTGGAAGCGGCGGTGACTCCGCGGACCGCGGCCGTGGTGGTCGTGCACCGCTTCGGGCGGCTCGCCGACATCGCGCGGCTGCACGCGCTGGGAGCTCGGCACGGGCTGCTCGTGCTGGAGCAGGGGGAGTCCGAGGCGCCGTACGACGAGATAGCCCAGCGCAGGGAGCGGGCGGCTTATCTCCATGCGAAGTTGAGGGGTGTGCGGACGCCGGACGACGGTGACGGGCACACCTATCAGCAGTACGTCGTGCGGGTTCCGGGCAACGGGCGCCCGGACCGGGACGCTTTCGCACGGGCTGTGCGGGCCAGGGGAGTCGAGTGCCGGGTGCCGGTGAAGACTCCGGTGCATCGACTGCCCGAGTTCCGGCGGTGTGTTTCCCTTCCGGAGACGGAGCGTGCTTCCGACGAAACGCTTGCACTGCCTGTGGACGCCACCCTGACCAAGCGGGACATGCAGCGGATCGTGTCCGCCTGTAATGCCCTTGGAGGGCTTCTTCAGCCCGCCTTCTGA
- a CDS encoding HAMP domain-containing protein has product MESGAATRGTKTRAKGGQSPSNQGKVRSGTTEVDTAALNRLMVALVAMRDGNFRKRLTVSGDGVMAEIAAVFNEVADRNLHLTGELSRVRRMVGREGKLTERLETGACEGSWATAIDNSNALVDDLVRPVSEVSRVLSAVAEGDLSPRMELRTQVPDGNGQPLRGEFLKVGRTVNNLVDQLSTFTDEVTRVASEVGTEGKLGGQARVRGMSGSWRDLTDSVNTMAYRLTAQVRDIALVTTAVAKGDLSRKVTVQVAGEMLELKNTVNTMVDQLSAFSSEVTRVAREVGTEGALGGQAQVPGVAGVWKELTDSVNTMAGNLTAQVRGIAEVTTAVANGDLSRKVTVPARGEVAQLAETINQMTETLRIFADEVTRVANEVGAEGRLGGQANVPGAAGTWKDLTDSVNTVFRNLTTQVRDIAAVTTAVANGDLSQKVTVDVAGEMLELKNTVNTMVDQLSAFGAEVTRVAREIGVEGELGGQAQVPGAAGTWKDLTDSVNTAFRNLTGQVRNIAQVTTAVANGDLSQKVTVDVSGEMLKLKNTVNTMVDQLSSFADQVTRMARDVGTEGRLGGQARVDGVSGTWKELTDSVNSMAGNLTSQVRNIAQVTTAVARGDLSQKIDVDARGEILELKNTINTMVDQLSAFADQVTRVAREVGTDGRLGGQAQVPGVAGVWRDLTDSVNGMAGNLTAQVRNIAQVATAVARGDLSQKITVDARGEILELKNTLNTMVDQLSSFAQEVTRVAREVGTEGILGGQAEVQGVSGTWKDLTQSVNGMANNLTIQVRNIAEVTTAVARGDLSKKITVDAKGEILELVTTVNTMVDQLSSFAEQVTRVAREVGTEGILGGQAHVPGVTGIWKDLSDNVNLMAKNLTTQVRNISQVSAAVANGDLTRQVTIEARGEVAQLADTINTMVKTLSSFAEQVTKVAREVGTDGILGGQAHVPGVAGTWKDLTESVNQMASNLTGQVRNIAMVTTAIAKGDLTKKIDIDARGEILELKTTINTMVDQLSSFAEEVTRVAREVGTEGQLGGQARVRDVDGTWRDLTESVNEMAGNLTRQVRAIARVATAVTRGDLNLKIDVDASGEIQELQDYINKMIANLRDTTIANKEQDWLKGNLARISALMQGRRDLEDVASLIMSELTPVVSAQHGAFFLTMPLVDGEDMNAADDDHYELRMLGSYGYSMGSMPTSFRPGEGLIGTAATEKRTILVENAPSGYLKISSGLGEAPPAQVIVLPVLFEGKVLGVIELASFTPFTQIQKDFLNQIAEMIATSVNTISVNTKTERLLAQSQELTEQLRERSAELEQRQKALQASNAELEEKAELLAQQNRDIEVKNTEIEEARQVLEERAEQLAVSMRYKSEFLANMSHELRTPLNSLLILAKLLADNAEGNLSPKQVEFAETIHGAGSDLLQLINDILDLSKVEAGKMDVSPTRIALVQLVDYVEATFRPLTAEKGLDLSVRVSPELPATLHTDEQRLLQVLRNLLSNAVKFTDSGSVELVIRPARDDVPQKIREQLLETGSLTDPEAELIAFSVTDTGIGIASSKMRVIFEAFKQADGTTSRKYGGTGLGLSISREIAQLLGGEIHAQSEPGRGSTFTLYLPLHPSELPPQGYQQQLPALEASDLMSSSDLSELSEVEVETPAEVKSYNETQNGPAALFRRRRRMPELAPRPAQQEQWTPAEQETTPKPQRGIRFGGQKVLIVDDDIRNVFALTSVLEQHGLSVLYAENGREGIEVLEQHDDVAVVLMDIMMPEMDGYATTTAIRRMPQFAGLPIIALTAKAMKGDREKAIESGASDYVTKPVDPDHLLTVMDQWMRGE; this is encoded by the coding sequence GTGGAGTCTGGCGCAGCGACGCGTGGCACGAAGACGCGCGCGAAAGGCGGACAGTCCCCAAGCAATCAGGGCAAAGTGCGCAGCGGCACGACGGAAGTGGACACGGCAGCCCTGAACCGGCTGATGGTTGCCCTGGTGGCGATGCGGGACGGCAACTTCCGCAAGCGGCTCACGGTGTCCGGGGACGGCGTGATGGCCGAGATCGCGGCGGTTTTCAACGAGGTGGCCGACCGCAATCTGCATCTGACGGGTGAGCTCTCGCGGGTGCGGCGCATGGTGGGCCGGGAGGGCAAGCTCACCGAGCGGCTGGAGACGGGGGCCTGTGAGGGCTCCTGGGCGACCGCGATCGACAACTCGAACGCACTGGTGGACGACCTGGTGCGGCCGGTTTCCGAGGTCAGCCGGGTGCTGTCGGCGGTGGCCGAGGGTGATCTGTCGCCGCGTATGGAGTTGCGGACGCAGGTGCCGGACGGGAACGGGCAGCCGCTGCGCGGCGAGTTCCTGAAGGTCGGGCGGACCGTCAACAATCTGGTCGACCAGCTGTCGACGTTCACCGACGAGGTCACGCGTGTGGCCAGTGAGGTGGGCACCGAGGGCAAGCTGGGCGGGCAGGCCCGTGTACGTGGTATGTCGGGTTCGTGGCGGGATCTCACGGACTCCGTCAACACGATGGCGTATCGGCTCACCGCTCAGGTGCGGGATATCGCGTTGGTGACGACGGCGGTCGCCAAGGGGGATCTGTCCCGGAAGGTCACGGTTCAGGTGGCCGGCGAGATGCTGGAGCTGAAGAACACCGTCAACACGATGGTGGACCAGCTGTCGGCGTTCTCCTCCGAGGTGACCCGGGTGGCCCGTGAGGTGGGCACCGAGGGTGCGCTGGGCGGGCAGGCGCAGGTGCCCGGGGTCGCGGGTGTGTGGAAGGAACTCACCGATTCGGTGAACACCATGGCCGGGAACCTCACGGCCCAGGTGCGCGGGATCGCGGAGGTGACGACGGCGGTCGCCAACGGTGACCTGTCGCGGAAGGTGACCGTGCCGGCGCGGGGCGAGGTGGCCCAGCTCGCCGAGACGATCAACCAGATGACCGAGACGCTGCGGATCTTCGCGGACGAGGTCACGCGTGTGGCCAACGAGGTCGGGGCCGAGGGGCGGCTCGGCGGCCAGGCGAATGTGCCGGGTGCGGCGGGGACGTGGAAGGACCTCACCGATTCGGTGAACACGGTCTTCCGGAACCTGACCACTCAGGTGCGGGACATCGCCGCGGTGACGACGGCCGTGGCCAATGGTGATCTGTCGCAGAAGGTCACCGTGGACGTGGCCGGCGAGATGCTGGAGCTGAAGAACACCGTCAACACGATGGTCGACCAGCTCTCCGCCTTCGGTGCCGAAGTGACGCGTGTGGCACGTGAGATCGGTGTCGAGGGTGAGCTGGGCGGTCAGGCACAGGTGCCGGGCGCGGCCGGGACGTGGAAGGACCTGACGGACTCCGTCAACACGGCGTTCCGGAACCTCACCGGACAGGTGAGGAACATCGCCCAGGTGACGACGGCGGTGGCCAACGGTGACCTGTCGCAGAAGGTCACGGTCGACGTCTCCGGCGAGATGCTCAAGCTGAAGAACACCGTGAACACGATGGTGGACCAGCTGTCGAGCTTCGCCGACCAGGTGACCCGGATGGCCCGGGACGTGGGCACGGAGGGCCGCCTCGGCGGCCAGGCCCGGGTCGACGGCGTGTCGGGCACGTGGAAGGAGCTCACCGACTCCGTCAACTCCATGGCCGGGAACCTCACCTCCCAGGTGCGCAACATCGCGCAGGTGACGACGGCAGTGGCCCGGGGCGACCTGTCGCAGAAGATCGACGTCGACGCGCGCGGGGAGATCCTCGAGCTGAAGAACACCATCAACACGATGGTCGACCAGCTCTCGGCCTTCGCCGACCAGGTGACCAGGGTCGCCCGTGAGGTGGGTACGGACGGCCGGCTGGGCGGTCAGGCGCAGGTGCCCGGGGTCGCCGGTGTGTGGCGTGACCTGACCGACTCCGTGAACGGCATGGCCGGCAACCTCACCGCGCAGGTGCGCAACATCGCCCAGGTGGCGACCGCGGTGGCCCGGGGTGACCTGTCCCAGAAGATCACCGTGGACGCGCGCGGGGAGATCCTGGAGCTGAAGAACACCCTGAACACGATGGTGGACCAGCTGTCGTCGTTCGCCCAGGAGGTCACGCGTGTGGCCCGTGAGGTGGGTACGGAGGGCATCCTGGGCGGCCAGGCCGAGGTGCAGGGCGTCTCCGGCACCTGGAAGGACCTCACCCAGTCCGTGAACGGCATGGCGAACAACCTGACCATCCAGGTGCGCAACATCGCCGAGGTCACGACCGCGGTCGCCCGGGGCGATCTGTCGAAGAAGATCACCGTCGACGCCAAGGGCGAGATCCTCGAACTCGTGACGACCGTCAACACGATGGTCGACCAGCTGTCCTCCTTCGCCGAGCAGGTGACCCGGGTGGCCCGTGAGGTGGGTACCGAGGGCATCCTGGGCGGCCAGGCCCACGTGCCGGGTGTCACGGGCATCTGGAAGGACCTGAGCGACAACGTCAACCTGATGGCCAAGAACCTGACCACTCAGGTGCGGAACATCTCCCAGGTCTCGGCGGCGGTGGCCAACGGTGACCTGACGCGGCAGGTCACGATCGAGGCGCGCGGTGAGGTCGCGCAGCTCGCCGACACCATCAACACGATGGTGAAGACGCTGAGTTCGTTCGCCGAGCAGGTCACCAAGGTGGCCCGTGAGGTGGGCACGGACGGCATCCTGGGCGGGCAGGCGCACGTGCCGGGTGTGGCCGGTACGTGGAAGGACCTGACCGAGTCCGTGAACCAGATGGCGTCCAACCTGACCGGCCAGGTGCGCAACATCGCCATGGTGACCACGGCCATCGCCAAGGGTGACCTGACGAAGAAGATCGACATCGACGCGCGCGGGGAGATCCTGGAGCTGAAGACGACCATCAACACGATGGTCGACCAGCTGTCGTCCTTCGCCGAGGAGGTCACCCGGGTCGCCCGTGAGGTGGGCACGGAAGGGCAGCTCGGCGGGCAGGCACGCGTGCGTGACGTCGACGGCACCTGGCGGGACCTGACCGAGTCCGTGAACGAGATGGCCGGGAACCTGACCCGGCAGGTGCGTGCCATCGCGCGCGTGGCGACCGCGGTGACCCGGGGCGACCTGAACCTGAAGATCGACGTGGACGCGTCCGGCGAGATCCAGGAACTCCAGGACTACATCAACAAGATGATCGCCAACCTGCGCGACACCACGATCGCCAACAAGGAGCAGGACTGGCTCAAGGGAAACCTGGCCCGTATCTCCGCGCTGATGCAGGGCCGCCGCGACCTGGAGGACGTGGCCTCGCTGATCATGAGCGAGCTGACCCCGGTCGTCTCCGCGCAGCACGGCGCGTTCTTCCTCACGATGCCGCTCGTCGACGGCGAGGACATGAACGCCGCGGACGACGATCACTACGAGCTGCGCATGCTGGGCTCGTACGGCTACTCGATGGGCTCCATGCCGACGTCGTTCCGGCCGGGTGAGGGGCTGATCGGGACGGCTGCCACGGAGAAGCGGACGATCCTCGTGGAGAACGCGCCGAGCGGCTACCTGAAGATCTCCTCCGGGCTCGGCGAGGCGCCGCCCGCGCAGGTGATCGTGCTGCCGGTGCTGTTCGAGGGGAAGGTGCTCGGCGTCATCGAGCTGGCGTCCTTCACGCCGTTCACCCAGATCCAGAAGGACTTCCTCAACCAGATCGCGGAGATGATCGCGACGAGCGTCAACACGATCTCGGTGAACACCAAGACCGAGCGGCTGCTGGCGCAGTCGCAGGAGCTCACCGAGCAGCTGCGTGAGCGTTCCGCCGAGTTGGAGCAGCGGCAGAAGGCCCTCCAGGCGTCCAACGCCGAACTGGAGGAGAAGGCCGAGCTGCTGGCCCAGCAGAACCGCGACATCGAGGTGAAGAACACCGAGATCGAGGAGGCGCGGCAGGTCCTGGAGGAGCGCGCCGAGCAGCTCGCCGTGTCGATGCGCTACAAGAGCGAGTTCCTGGCGAACATGTCGCACGAGCTGCGCACGCCGCTCAACTCCCTGCTGATCCTGGCCAAGCTGCTCGCCGACAATGCCGAGGGAAACCTCTCCCCGAAGCAGGTCGAGTTCGCCGAGACGATCCACGGGGCCGGTTCGGACCTGTTGCAGCTCATCAACGACATCCTCGACCTGTCGAAGGTCGAGGCGGGCAAGATGGACGTCTCCCCGACACGGATCGCGCTCGTCCAGCTCGTGGACTACGTGGAGGCGACCTTCCGGCCGCTGACGGCGGAGAAGGGCCTGGACCTGTCCGTGCGGGTCTCCCCGGAGCTGCCGGCCACGCTGCACACCGACGAGCAGCGGCTGCTCCAGGTGCTGCGCAACCTGCTGTCGAACGCGGTGAAGTTCACCGACTCCGGGTCGGTGGAGCTGGTCATCAGGCCGGCGCGGGACGACGTGCCGCAGAAGATCCGGGAGCAGCTGCTGGAGACCGGGTCGCTGACCGACCCGGAGGCCGAGCTGATCGCGTTCTCCGTGACCGACACCGGGATCGGCATCGCGTCCAGCAAGATGCGGGTGATCTTCGAGGCGTTCAAGCAGGCCGACGGTACGACCAGCCGCAAGTACGGCGGTACGGGTCTCGGCCTGTCCATCTCGCGCGAGATCGCCCAGCTGCTCGGCGGTGAGATCCACGCGCAGAGCGAGCCGGGCCGTGGCTCGACATTCACGCTGTACCTGCCGTTGCACCCCAGCGAACTGCCGCCGCAGGGCTACCAGCAGCAGCTGCCGGCCCTGGAGGCCAGTGACCTGATGTCGTCGTCCGACCTGTCCGAGTTGTCCGAGGTCGAGGTCGAGACGCCGGCCGAGGTGAAGTCGTACAACGAGACACAGAACGGGCCGGCCGCCCTGTTCCGGCGCCGCCGCAGGATGCCTGAGCTGGCGCCGCGCCCGGCGCAGCAGGAGCAGTGGACGCCCGCGGAGCAGGAGACGACGCCGAAGCCGCAGCGCGGCATCCGGTTCGGCGGCCAGAAGGTCCTGATCGTCGACGACGACATCCGCAACGTCTTCGCGCTGACCAGCGTCCTGGAGCAGCACGGCCTGTCCGTGCTGTACGCCGAGAACGGTCGTGAGGGCATCGAGGTGCTGGAGCAGCACGACGACGTGGCGGTCGTCCTGATGGACATCATGATGCCCGAGATGGATGGGTACGCGACGACCACGGCGATCCGCAGGATGCCGCAGTTCGCCGGGCTGCCGATCATCGCGCTGACCGCGAAGGCGATGAAGGGCGACCGGGAGAAGGCGATCGAGTCGGGCGCCTCCGACTACGTCACGAAGCCGGTCGACCCCGATCACCTGCTGACGGTGATGGACCAGTGGATGCGAGGGGAATGA